Proteins encoded in a region of the Cytobacillus pseudoceanisediminis genome:
- a CDS encoding type II asparaginase yields MKSKPTIKIIGTGGTIAGAGTSSTMTTGYQPGALSIDDLLKEVPDLVNIANLKVEQLFNIDSVDMTTERLLTLSKYINDILLDEEIDGVVITHGTDTLEETAYFLHLVIKSHKPVVIVGAVRPATAISADGPLNIYNGVKVACNQEAHGKGVLVVLNDRIGSARYITKMNATAVDSFKALEQGYIGSIVGGKVYFYYKDITYLHTTETIFDVSSISKLPKVSIIYTHQGDERYLYDAAVQADTKGIIVTTAGGYTISKEAEAGIHDAINKGVIVIRSSRLNTGIVSRTDMDNQHAYIVSESLNPPKARILLMLALNLTNDKNEIQQYFHIY; encoded by the coding sequence ATGAAAAGTAAGCCAACGATAAAAATTATTGGAACCGGTGGAACAATTGCAGGGGCTGGAACTTCGAGTACAATGACCACAGGCTATCAACCAGGAGCTTTGTCTATTGATGACTTATTAAAAGAAGTACCGGATTTAGTCAACATTGCAAATTTAAAAGTTGAACAATTGTTTAATATTGATAGTGTTGATATGACAACAGAACGACTATTGACACTGAGTAAATATATCAATGACATATTATTAGATGAAGAAATAGATGGTGTTGTGATCACACATGGTACAGATACACTGGAAGAAACCGCCTATTTTTTACATTTAGTGATTAAAAGCCATAAACCAGTCGTGATTGTTGGAGCAGTAAGACCTGCAACAGCGATAAGTGCAGATGGTCCGTTGAATATCTACAATGGTGTAAAAGTTGCTTGTAATCAAGAAGCTCATGGAAAAGGTGTATTAGTTGTCCTTAATGACCGAATTGGTTCTGCACGTTATATCACTAAAATGAATGCTACAGCAGTCGATTCGTTTAAAGCTCTCGAACAAGGTTATATCGGATCAATTGTTGGTGGGAAAGTTTATTTTTATTATAAAGATATCACCTATCTTCATACGACTGAAACCATATTTGATGTTAGCTCCATTAGTAAGCTGCCTAAGGTTTCAATTATATATACTCATCAAGGAGATGAACGATATTTATACGACGCAGCCGTTCAAGCAGATACAAAGGGAATCATTGTAACTACTGCTGGGGGCTATACAATCTCTAAAGAAGCAGAGGCTGGAATTCATGATGCGATAAACAAAGGGGTTATCGTCATACGATCATCTCGACTCAATACGGGAATTGTTAGCCGTACTGATATGGATAATCAACACGCATATATCGTATCTGAATCATTAAATCCTCCAAAAGCAAGGATTCTTCTTATGCTAGCATTAAACTTAACAAATGATAAAAATGAGATTCAACAGTATTTTCATATATACTAA
- a CDS encoding RidA family protein: MKSIFEVGNLKSNGHYALATVHQNTVYVSGQFAINPETGEKKFGTIEEETLQALKNVEMIVEAAGSKKEKILRMTLYTPDVKLWDKVDAVYKEFFGEHKPARTVVPTNQLHFGFKIEIDAIAYI, translated from the coding sequence ATGAAAAGCATCTTTGAAGTAGGAAATTTAAAATCTAATGGACACTATGCATTAGCAACAGTTCATCAGAACACTGTCTATGTATCAGGGCAATTTGCCATTAATCCAGAAACCGGTGAAAAGAAATTTGGCACAATCGAAGAAGAAACATTACAAGCACTTAAGAATGTGGAAATGATTGTAGAAGCAGCTGGAAGTAAAAAAGAGAAGATTTTGCGTATGACATTATATACTCCGGACGTGAAATTATGGGATAAAGTAGATGCTGTTTATAAGGAATTTTTCGGTGAACATAAACCAGCACGTACCGTTGTACCAACTAATCAATTACATTTTGGCTTCAAAATTGAAATTGATGCCATTGCATATATTTAG